The DNA sequence TCCCTGCATGCTACATGTGATAATTTCAGATAGTAAGCAAACTTCACAATTTGCTACATTGCTTTCACAAGTGATTTTTTTCACTAGTGGTGTCAGTTCATCTTACAGCAATGAAGGAGGGGGAAGTCACTCTGGATTATTAaaactgggggtggggagggtaaTAAAAATGTGCTTATTTGTCCCCGGAGTGTAAACATACTCTCCCCCGTctggaaaacagaaacagccCCAGAatcctttgtttgtgtgtacgtggaTGGTGACGTGCATGAGGAGTCTGTAAATTGATATTGATGGGAGATAATTGGGAGGTCAGAGCGAATTAAATGCATTGTAATTTCTACTGTCCCTGCGGAGAAGCAAAGGGGGTGGAGCAATTTGTAGGACAACCTTAACACTCTGCGGTCTGGCAATTGTACAAGGAATGTGCATGATTTCAAAATACTGCTTAGTGCATTGTCAAATATCACTAATAGCACCTATGCTAGGTTAATGATATTCTACTGGGGTGAATATGTCCATGGATCAGGGTGAATACCAGCTTAGGGACTTTTGAACATCCAATGATGGAAAAGACTGCCCCAAGGGCAAAGCAATGCCAATAAtaaattgttaaaaaatatatactcgCACCATTGACAAATACCACAGTACATTTTGGGGAGATGGAAAAAGTGGCAATATCTTTGCACTCAGCAGACGTCTACAAAGTCTGCATCTAAAACGAAATGCATCAAAATATGTTCAAAACATAATTATACATTATGCTAAAAAAATACCTCACAGCCAGGAAATGAAAAGCCTGCAGACAATACAGAAGTACGGGTATAGGCACGCGACTAATACACAGAGAGGTATAACAGTGGTCTCACATTTCAAGTCAAGGGCGCACAGTATTCACACTAGCTAGCTGCGGATCCGAAGTCCACGTCGCCCTTAACCTCGCAGCTGCTTCAAACGGTTAAAACAGCAAAGCAAGAAACCCGGAGCAAACGCTTTTTGCAACTGCCAAATGCCttccagcaggaggagcaggcaTGGGCCGAGCACACAACAATAACAGCTTGAGAGGAAAAATCACGTGGTGACACATCTCTGGGATTGGCGTCATCGTCTTCATCTCCAAGCAACGGCTCCATCAGCACTCGCGTCAGAGCAGGCAGAGCCGCAGTGTTGCCCGGCAACTTGTGCCTTGCGCGCTCGCCCGGCCTTGCGCCCTGCTAGAAGCTCTGACGCGAATGTGACGTTAATGAGGTAGGTATCAATTTGTTAtggaagagaggaggggtggagttCCCCAGCAGAGTATCAGACTGTAGCTCCCTGCATGCCAGCAGAACGCACAGTAAGTGCTGAACACGATGTAGGGAGACGGGATGCAttgtaaatagttttatttttttaaaaaggtttgctCATAAAACGTTCATTATCATTGTAAACCCAAAGTCACCTTTAATACAAAACgttctgttttaaaatacattttcacatggaATCGCTGTTATATGAACTgaagaaaattaaaaagcaagagtAGAAGAAGCTCGTGTCCACATGCCCGCTAAGGTAAGTTCAATGTTGCTACAACTGCTCGGAGCTGAGGGAATGCTTGACATCAGACTTAATGATTCTTAATATTTATGTCTATTGTGGGTGATTAGGGAGTGTAATCAaaattaatctctctctctcaaaaaaattACAAGTCAAATtcgggaaatgttttttttgtacttcaGCTTTCACTTACAATACAATAGTGCACAAgctttaaagttttttaaatatttgatctGTTTTACTAAGACAAACACAGGAACTTTAAAGCActaaagaatatttttaaatataaatttcagtAGCCTATTTGGTAAACTACAGCATTAAACGAGAATATCTGTTTAATATTTCTATTACGGAATTGGATCTATCATCGCAATTCGTTGTCGTCgttagtgtgttttatttagtatagagtgaaattaaatataataagctattaaataattataggaacgataataataataataataataatactaataataataattggccACCCACAAAACGGAATTAACGTTACTTCTTGTTTTACGCAGGCgtaaacaattaaacaaaacaaactgatcCAGCTGGAATACATAGACAAAAGAACATTCTACCATCATGGTGATCATGTCGGAAGTCGGCCCAGGGTCTCAGTCGAGTCCACCACACGGCAGGCCGCTGCAGGTCGGCTTCTATGAGATTATACGGACGCTGGGGAAAGGAAACTTCGCCGTAGTCAAACTGGCCAGGCACAAAGTCACAAAAACACAGGTATATGTTCactttgcattttctttcttgtgCGTTTTAAATAATTCCACTGTTTGTCTGTTACACATTAGTTCgtattgtttgcttttttgtgcttCATTACGCTGTTCTGGCATTTACTTTAAGGGGGTAAAtgtttagcactattgttatttaaaaaattgcaacaTTAAAAACCACATGACGTAGACTGAATAATTGACTTGTCTTGTCCGATCACACGCAGGTCGCAATCAAAATCATTGACAAGACGAGACTAAACTCCTCAAACCTGGAGAAGATCTACAGAGAGGTTCAGATAATGAAACTCCTCAACCACCCCCACATCATCAAGCTTTATCAGGTGAGGTTTTGCTCTACGTTTATTTTACTGTACGTTTCTGTCCACCACACGAGTTACAGGGCAaatgtatggaaaaaaataGATATAGAGGCTCCGCTCGGGACGTAGCCTACAGGAAAGCTTGTCTCGTATTCTCGTCGTCCACGGAGTTGCTATTCATTGAATGCAAGTCCGGGGTAAATGAACCTGCTGACAGTTTCGGTTTCAAAAAGCGTTAAAACAGGCATAGGCAGCGCAGCGTTTCTTCCATGGATTAATCCGGTTCTGACGAATTAGACCAGAAGTAGTTGCAACAGAGCAATTGCGCGTGCTTTCTGTGAAAGGTGTCTGTCTTTTGCAAGCTTGGTAGTCATCTTGGTATGTTGTCCTGGGATGTTCTATAATTTAAGAACTATTAGCGCAATCCCTTTTGACCTCTCCATGGATTTCTGTGTAAGACACAGACCATCAGTGATCAGGGATGAGCCGGGAATTATTAGTCAGAAGGCTCAACTCAAATTAGTCACGAGTCAATGCAATGTGCTTGACCAATCACGTGAAGGCCTGCTCATAATGTCCTGCTCTCCAGTTCCCTTGAATTGTAAAGGAATTAATCCGATTTTTGCCTAAGAATTATAACAATGAGTAGGTATTTGGGAGTATTTCTTGCCCCTTccatattttgtctttgtttttttgcattttgagattatctgtttttcatcaatttaaTACTCTGAGTGCTGAGAATGCAAAATTGGCCCTAAACAAGTGAAATACTGGAAATAAGCATAGATTAGAACTGGTGCAAAAGGCTTCATGTGTGGGGGCATGGGCAAATGCTTGATAGCACTGGTCTCAGAAAACGGACTCTCAAATTGAGTTTGAAGTTAACAAAGCAATCAAAGGCTTAATTATGTGTTCCCAGATGTTAATTTAAGCAAATTTAGTTGTATCAAGGtacattaattttgtttttcctaaTGGTAATGGCCCCTGTAAAAAAAGTTAGTGGGAGGACTAACAGTGTAACGGATGCTGCTTCTGCAGTAGACCAGATCACCTTTGCTGCTGGATAATACCCTTGACAACATGTCAAGGAATCCAGGGAAAATTAACACTGTTGTTTCATCAACACTTGTGCTTTTGCTTCAGCTAAAGATTTGACTATCAAAGCACACTAGCTTATGTGAAAGGTACTTGGATTCCTGCAACTAtggcattatttttttcatgctggTATCTCTGTCTGCCTGAGCCCCCTGTGGCAGaatctctctctcgttctctctctctctagtttCAGACACTGTGACCTTGGGCCACACAAGGTCAAGTCGTTTGTCTCAGGCATATGTTTCCCACCCAGCATGGCCTTATTTTCAGTCACGCACAGTTCTCTTGCTCTCCTGGGGGGATTTCAGGAATTGGGGGGAAAGCAAAGCAGCAAACCACAGGTTAACCCCCTTGACCTTTTTTTCCAATAACACAGTAAATTAACATCAGTCAGGGAGGGCTCTCTGCTGCGTTATGGCAAGCTGATTAACTGAAACCTTTGTAAAGGAGAAATAGGGAGCCAGTGACCCCCTAAACCAAAACAATAAGCTCTCCGTTTCTTTGTCCACACAGCTCTTTTATTTGATGTGGCTTTGAAGTCTGGAGAGAGCTAATTATTCTGAGAAGTCCTTGTTGAACCGCCTTGCCTTTCTGCCGTTATTGCTGTATTTGAGACTGGGGGGAGGGAGCTTTTATAAAACTAACGTGGCAACAATTAATCTGTTATTCCTGGAAAGGCAGTCATTGTATCAGACTTCAATCCTAACTGTGACGCAGGCTGGATTCATTAGTCAATGCGTGCTTTCCAAGcctatgcaaaaaaataaaaaataccctccaaaaaaagaaatggttccGTCCAGTCCCGGATCTTCCATTCCTACCGTTTCCTCAGAAATGGCCTGCAGCTGTTATACCCCCtttgcattcattacattacattacaggcatttagcagacgctcttatccagagcgacttacacaacttttacacagcattttacattgtatccatttatacagctggatatatactgaagcaattccggttaagtaccttgctcaagggtacaacggcagtgtccttacccgggaatcgaacctgaaacctttcggttacaagcccagttccttacccactgtgctacactccgtccgacTTCGActtcatgtgtgttttttcccaTAATGGGCTCGGTGTGGGTCGTAAAAAAGTTTCACTCTTGCTGGGAAATTCCAGGGAAAATGTTAACAACTCTCTTGGCACCACCAAATTTCCGGTTATGGAATGATGTTCCGGAAACTTCCGGCCAGTGAGGTCTTGTTTTGTTAGCATTTCCCTGGAAGAGGATGTCAGAGTGGCCAATAATGGGAAGCGCGGGGCAGTGTCGTTAGGAAAGGAACAATAGTTTGGATGAGCTGTGTGGGCCTGTGGGCTTGTATTCATGTCCTACTATAAATAAGTTGAGTACAGCATCTGGCTTGTGGATGCTGTTGTGTAATAACCCATTTTGTGGAAGACTCAGCTCATCGCATGAGTGATATTAAGCTTATGGTACAAACAGGAAGCTATTTcagcaggaagagagaaaaaatacaaatgagtaTCGTAATGACAGGCGGTCAGCATTGTGTAGCAACGTTCGAGTCTAGCTGTGAAAATAcgcttctgatttttttttaaaaactgacagattttctttattttgtgccTTTCAGGTCATGGAGACCAAAGACATGCTGTACATTGTGACGGAGTATGCAAAGAATGGAGAGATGTTCGGTGAGTTGAAGCTCCTGGTTTCCCATCGTTTTAATAGCATTTTCTGCCAAGGAGTCGGGTGGATCACTGCCTGAATTGTGCAGGGGATGTAGTAACAGGTGCAACGTAGGCCAGTGAAATATTTTGGGTGATATTTTCTGGGCATTCAATCTCACTCTCCTACCaaacgtttatttttttaaggctttGGAGATAGTAAGAGCCAAGTAAAATGAATTTGGATTTGCAGAAACCATTTGAATTCGTCTGACCACAAAATGGCCAAATGACAGAGATCCTGATTGGCTTCTCTCTGCCTCGAGTGTTGTATAAATTGACAGGAATCCCATTTGTTCCCCTCCTCAAATGCAGATTATCTGACCTCCAATGGGAGAATGAGTGAAGGAGAGGCACGGAAGAAGTTCTGGCAGATCCTGACAGCCGTTGACTACTGCCACAGGCACCATATTGTACACAGGGACCTGAAGACCGAGAACCTTCTGCTGGATGCCAACATGAACATCAAACTGGCAGGTAGGCAGACAGGCCAGTGTCTTCCAGCCTTTTAAACTATGGCATGTTACAGTGCCTAAACTGTCAGAGTGTCAGgaactgccatttaaaaaaatgtttccatgttTTTCCTGCCTCTTTCCAACTCCTCCCACCCCTAGACTTTGGCTTTGGGAACTTCTACAATTCGGGTGAGGCGCTGTCTACCTGGTGCGGGAGTCCCCCTTACGCGGCTCCAGAGGTCTTCGAGGGGAAGGAGTACGAAGGGCCGCAGTTGGATATTTGGGTAAGGACCGAGAAGCTGTTAAACATGTCGGGTCTCTGCTTAGTGATGTACTGTTGGTGGGGAATGGGATAATGATgagtggagatggaggggatTTAGAAGAGATGGTTGATTTTTGGACTGGTTCATCTCCTCAGAGTCTCGGGGTGGTGCTGTACGTGCTGGTGTGTGGCTCCCTGCCCTTCGATGGGGCCAGCCTTCCCGCGCTCCGCCAGAGGGTCACCGAGGGCCGCTTCCGAATCCCCTTCTTCATGTCCCAAGGTACGCACGGGAGACCCCATCATCTCTCTCACATTGCggaattatacacacacatgcacacccagcTGACCCATCGAATGACACGTTCCTGAAACTCCAGAAAGAAAGGCAGTCTTTCCTTGTGTCAAAGTCAGCGTCTTTCCTCTCACTCAAAGCAGCAGCGCGCCAAGGTCTTCCCCCTAAGCTGAAACCTAACCTGCTTTTTGCCTCCTTGCAGACTGCGAGAACCTGATCCGGAAGATGCTGGTGGTGGACCCCGCCAAGCGCATCTCCATAGCCCAGATCAAGCAGCACCGCTGGATGCTGGCCGACCCCTCGGCCCCCCGCCaggcactctccctctccctctccatcaccGACTACAACTCCAACCTGGGAGACTACAACGAGCCTGTCCTCAGCATCATGCAGACGCTGGGCATTGACCGGCAGAGGACCAttgaggtgagggggggaggggcggagtcacCACAGCAGCCATACCAGCACTGTAGCCAAACAGGGTCTCCTTTACAGTCTGGTCTTTATAAAGTCCCTGTGTCAAGAGATTTAGCTGGTGTATGAAATAAGATGTCTCTAAAGGCTCTTTGGAAGTTGCTTGTTTAGTTTCTAAAGCTCCCCTTCGAGGAGATTAGTTCCTAGGCTGcaccatgttttaaaaaaaagagagattgtAAAACTGATGGCCCCCATCCTGTATGTCATTCCAGTCTCTACAGAACAGCAGCTACAACCATTTCTCCGCCATCTACTACCTGCTGctggagagagtgaaggagcACCGGGGCCACCAGCTGAGCCGGCAGTGTGGGGGCTGGGCCCAGTGGCCCCGGCGCACGTCCGACTCGGCCGTCCCGGAGGTGAGCGCCGCCCCCCGCCCGCACGTTCGCGGTCAGCCACCGCTGCTCTTCGGAATGGGCTCTGACGTCCGGCTGTTCCCTGTCCCTGCCCCAGGTGACCATGGAGTGCACCGACGGCTTCAGGACCGCCTTTCCCTTCCCAGCTAAGCACTGCGCCCCTGTACATTCCGAGATGGAGTGCGAGTCTGGAGCATTGTTTCAGGTGagcaaacgcacatgcacacgctcacacacacacacgcacacacacacgcatgttgACAATCTCCCCCAGAATGCATTCCGACAGTGTATGAGGATTGATTGATTCCTTCAAAATTTGCAGCCAGCCCCCCTACCTCCCAGCTgtgtgcccccctccctgtgaGAGGCCTGGCTAACGTGAgcttcccttccctccccagcGCGTGGTCTTTCCGGTGGAGGCCAGCCTGAACGGGCTGCTGCAGAACCGCTCCATCTCGCCCAACAGCCTGCTGGAGACCACCATCAGTGAGGAGGTCCGACCCCACgacctggaggaagaggaggggctgCAGGCCGTTTCCCCCCACAGCCTGCAGGGCAACACCTCCCGGCGACACACCCTGGCTGAGGTCTCCGCTCGCTTCCACCAGTGCAGCCCTCCCTGTGAGTATGACACACACTTTTGcttgcacgcacatgcacacacacacagggtaccacacgcacacacacacacatagacacagacacagacacacccacacagggtaccacacacacacacacacaaacacacgcagacgtagactcagacacacacacacacacagacacacattacaACCTACAGTCTAGATAATGTTACATGGCTACAAAGCTACAGTGTGGATGATATTCCACCAGAAAGATCCTGCTTTCCGGTTGTTCCTAAACTCACTACTCCCCCCACCCAGGTATCGTGGTGTCCTCAGTCAGCCCCTCGGATGGAGCTTCCTCAGACAGCTGCTTGAAGTCCTCATCCTCCACCGCCAGCCCGGCTTTCTTCACCCCTGGGGAGGCCTTCCTGGCCGCCACAGCGGGTCCTGGCACTCTGGCCCCCGTTGGGACTCCCCTCACCCAGtcctccaccctgctgctccAAGCTCGGGGCAGCCTGCCCGGGGCCAACTTCCAGGAGGGCCGGCGGGCTTCCGACACCTCCCTCACGCAAGGTACAGTGCGGTCCGGCTGGGGGGCTCTGAGGGGATGACAGTTCAGTAGGGTTAATCTCTCAAGTTAGGGAGGGAGAACAAGGGTGGCGGGACACTAATTTAATCAGCTTCATATGTCAGGAGTAGAAAAGCAGTGTGAAGCGAAGATCAATCACCCTGActttaaactcacactctccctctttctctttctctccctctctctgcctctctctctctttccgccTCCCCAGGTCTGAAGGCTTTCCGTCAGCAGCTGAGGAAGAACACTCGCACCAAGGGCCTCCTGGGCCTGAACAAGATCAAAGGGCTGGCCAGGCAGGCGtgccccccggccccctgccCCAGGGGCAGCCGTGGCTCCCTGGCTCCGGTACTCTGTGCCCCATCTGGCCTCCACGCCTCCTCGGGCCCCCGGGATGGGCGGAGCCTCCTGGAGGAGGTGCTTCACCAGCAGAGGTAAGGAGAGGCTTCTCTTTGTATCTGCAGTCAGTTTCTTTGGGGGTTCTTTATTGTTGGGGATGGTGTTTCTTCTACCCATGCAAATTCGGGTGTGTGACCCCGTGTCGGTTCCCTCTGTCTGCGCAGGATGCTTCAGATGCAGCACCAGCCACAGCCGCAGACACAGACGCATCAGCCCTCGTCCCCGTCCTCCGGTCTCTTTTCGGCGGCCTCCCTGTTCGCCGAGCCCCCTGCcggcccctccctcttcctggCCGAACCCCAGCAGGCCCCGGCCCAAGGCCTGGCCCCGCTCGGCCTGCAGCACACCACCTGGCAGCATTCgccttcatcctcctcctcctcctctttctccccggCCTGCACTCTGTCTACCGTCACCACGGCAGCGCATCTGCTGGAGGCCCGCCTGCACATCAGCCCCCAACCCCAgctccacccccagccccagcccctgcTTCACTTCTCCTTCCTGCCCCACAACCAAAGCAGCTGGGGGGCAGCTGCCATCCCCGTTAGAGACTCGGACATGCAGGAGCTGGGCCCCCCCTCCACAGGACAACAGAAACTCAACAGCTGTGTGATGGTTCGgtagaagagagaaagagtgagtgagagagagagagagcgagagctagtaaaagagaaacaaacccaaaacacacaaaacagaactCCTGTTTCATTCCTAAGGGACTTGCAGTTCCTTCGCTGAGCCTATTCTTTGCCAGCAGTGGGAAAGACGACAGACAGAAGACGTTGTATTCAGGCCGGATTGCCAACAGCAGCaccagacaaaaacacaaaaatttaAGCCTGCGGTGCGGTGTGTCTTGACGGTGTGAATTCGGCGTTTACGGTAGCTGTGTGAAGTACAagctaagcaaaaaaaaaaaaaacaacagtgagaAATCCTTAAACCGTACGTGTGAACCACATTCATGTCTGTGCGTACGTGCAGTGCATGCATTGTCCAAAACAAGCAATAACAAAAATCCTTTGTGGGCCCTCAACCCTCGCCATGTCCTCAGAAAAGCAATACTGGGCTGGGACAGAGGTCTACCGGAGGCTCTGCCTCTTGTCACAGGACAGTGCGAGTTACTGGCCTCACTTGAAAAATGAAGAACTGGCAGTCTACTGGATACACACTTGACAcggtcagaaaaaaaacaggcttattcccttctctttgtttttacaaaaagtGTATCAATGTAGGAAGGGCCTAGttttccggaaaaaaaaagagtttactGACAAGgaccaggggcctcatttataaaaatcatCTTGGAACTCTTTCCTAAATGTGGGCTTACAATCGTTTCctaaaatgttcctacaaacgATTTATAAATTGTCCATACACACAATAAATGTTCCGACGCATGACCCATTTATAAATCAGAAATCATCCTAAAATTGTACGCGTAGGAACAAGCTTATCAACTACACCCACGCCATCAAATATATATGTTCAGGTGTTCTGCTTTACGCTCTCTGCAACATCATTGTTGCATgatataaaattaatataatatagccattttttcttcatattttgattttgtatatttcaattgttcattgattttaagctttaaactattattattattattattattattattattattattattatttggctgttatatttttcataaagGTTTGCACACTTGATAATGTTAACCACAAGTGCTGCGAACATAGGTGTGGGGTTCATTTCTACTTTGGGGGAGACTCACTGCTGGACCACCTGGTCTCAGGTAGTGAAATGTCAAGTTTCGCAAGCATACTAGCTGGTCTAGGGACCAATTCATATGAAAGTATTGGCAGTGACATGTCTTCCTGTCTTCCCCAAAACCTACACACATGGCTGCAATAGCCTGCTTAACAATATTGCATCTCACAGTGCTTATTACAAAAATCAGGTGTGTGCGGGGTCTAATAGTCTACACATCTCCATGTGTGAAAGTATTAGCAAAgtattctcaaaaaaaaaatgttgatccTGCAGCACCGTTGCATAGTTTCACGACAGTTCCAAGTTTTATAAATCGTAATTTGTGCATTAATTTTCTCTTAAGATGACATCTCTTGAATTTAGAATCAAATCCTTGCGTAcgaatgttttataaatgagaccCCAAACTCTTCTGTCCTTTGAACAGatctttgtttgttcttttgtttttagaaaagaccaaagcttgttttgttttcgtgCCCCTCCTCCTTATTTACAGTATAGTCTTGAAAACATGCAGTATCCAGGGTTACCAAAACTTCCATTCAGAAAGTAGAGAAATTATCAGCAGCCTTTTAGTAACTAAAGCTAttgcaattacttttttattaccGAAGCTAACAAGACAAAAATTAAGCTACTGCTGCTcaagaataaagaaaatcagCGGTACGGCAGAAAGGGtatgctagcttgctaatgaaAGCACAACAGGTAATAACGgggtttaattttaaaagctaACAACAGAGCTTCACATCTTTCTTACGCTAGGTACCATTGGAGTTATATTataatatgtgtttttttttcctgttcaccGTAACTGAAACCAGCTatagttttattattgttttttttcctgattttattttcacacagatATATGTGTTTTTTGCTGTTACTCCTGgtctgtgtctctttcttttcATGGCTGTAAGATGCATAATTGTCATGGCTATGACCTTTGACACTTCTTGAGCCTAGTTTTTCAGCagagtatttattatttttttgtcatcataTCACTACCTCCTCCATGTGGTCTTGGTGTGCTTTTTGTTCTGGCGTAATTCAGTCTTACGTTCCAGGCCGCGTAGTTTACAAACCTCAGAaacttttcttttcatctgCTGTTGCTGCTTCATAAAGAACAAATTGAATGATTTCTCATGTGATAAGGCAACATACTTTCAGGTGGCGTTGTGTAATAATCAATAGCTTATTTTATGATTTTCGGCAGCAGTAAGGACACGCAAGCTTATTTGAATTCCCTTCCCCCCTTGTGCCccccattttcctttttttgtggggTACCTATTGGCAGAAGCAGTCTTTTATCGCAGAGAGAACAAAGATTTTGGGATGTGTgcaatatttcatattgaaattgaaaaaccaagagaaaaaaaaaagattataggAAACTATTGGCAAGTTCTTTGagcttgtgttcttttttttttttgttgttgcattttttgtAAGATTGTACTTGATTAATTCTAATATGCTGACAggaattaatattattattattatgattatataaAGGAACAACTGTAGGAAGAGGTACTTGTCATCCCAGACAATTTCCAGCTACTTTCTCAATGACACAGTTTGCCTTTGTGTCTTAGCTGGCTTTGTAGCAAAATGGCAGTATTAGAGTAAGCCAAAGAGAAATGATCTGAAGAAGCACCAAAATGCTGCTTGTAGCACATTTATTGTACAGACTTAACATGCTGTATGAAGATGTGGAAACAGGGATGGTTTATTACGCCACTTTCAGGACTAGATCAAGAGTGAGGATAGACTCTTCTTGGGGGATCAAGTGGGAGTTGTGGCTCTCTGAAAGACAatggttgtcttttttttttttaacccttttgtcttttgttttaagAGTTGACTCTTAGCAATAGAACCTTGCTGGACTTCTTACtatgtaattgttttaaataattcattttgaagCAGTCAGTGTTGCTGGAcgtatttgttgtttatttgacGAGACAAGTCATTTTCGCAAGGCCACCTTTTATTTTCAATTGATTCTCCTCTCATGTACCAtcgtagttttaaaaaaattatttttgtcatttcctaACAATAATGACCTGTTACTATTATTGAACTAGAGTCTTTCCAGTGgcggtttttatttattaagtctTCCATGATAAATTTCATCAGGTTTTttcaaagagaaaagaaaagcattcaGCTTGACCGGGCTCACCTCTACTGCTTGTGCCTTCTGAACAAGATCCAATGATAATAATGAGTATGAAGAAGCAGAAAGGTAGTCCAGGCCTGGGACAAGTTACAGCTGTTCTCAGGCAAGTCCAGAGAACTGAAGAAGCACACAGAAAAGGCAGAATAAACAACCATTTCCAGCCTTGTGGCCAGAGGTCAGACAGACCCCCcgttgtaatattttattttaaatcgctgttttaaatgaaatgcactttattatgaaatatgatATTTCTCATCTGAGATTTGTATCTTTCACTCGTGGGATTTAGAATTGTCTGTCCGTCCGCCCTGTTTTGACTGATGAACAACTGTCAGAAACACTAAAGCTTGTCGTTTTCATGCGGTTctgtgaaaaatgtcatttttttattgttctgatATGCAAGTTGACTGAAGTATGTGTGCAAGATGTTGGTGCGTGTATGatggttttatttatgttgctatttatttgaataaaaaaacttaaacattCCAATTGAATTGACCCTTGAATTTAGAACTGGAATCTCACTGAcacttttcataaaaatattcaaaggATATCAGCAATCCCTTTTAAGCAGATGAAAAGATATGATTCTCTGAATTCACAGATATGACTTGTAAAGgcaacattgtaaaaaaaaaaatcctcctgCGCTTTGGCTTGGGATTCACTTGTTGGTCTAGACAGGGGTACATTGATAGATACATTGGAAtagatgaggggaaaaaagttgctgtattttacagcagtcaTAT is a window from the Anguilla anguilla isolate fAngAng1 chromosome 3, fAngAng1.pri, whole genome shotgun sequence genome containing:
- the sik1 gene encoding serine/threonine-protein kinase SIK1, whose product is MVIMSEVGPGSQSSPPHGRPLQVGFYEIIRTLGKGNFAVVKLARHKVTKTQVAIKIIDKTRLNSSNLEKIYREVQIMKLLNHPHIIKLYQVMETKDMLYIVTEYAKNGEMFDYLTSNGRMSEGEARKKFWQILTAVDYCHRHHIVHRDLKTENLLLDANMNIKLADFGFGNFYNSGEALSTWCGSPPYAAPEVFEGKEYEGPQLDIWSLGVVLYVLVCGSLPFDGASLPALRQRVTEGRFRIPFFMSQDCENLIRKMLVVDPAKRISIAQIKQHRWMLADPSAPRQALSLSLSITDYNSNLGDYNEPVLSIMQTLGIDRQRTIESLQNSSYNHFSAIYYLLLERVKEHRGHQLSRQCGGWAQWPRRTSDSAVPEVTMECTDGFRTAFPFPAKHCAPVHSEMECESGALFQRVVFPVEASLNGLLQNRSISPNSLLETTISEEVRPHDLEEEEGLQAVSPHSLQGNTSRRHTLAEVSARFHQCSPPCIVVSSVSPSDGASSDSCLKSSSSTASPAFFTPGEAFLAATAGPGTLAPVGTPLTQSSTLLLQARGSLPGANFQEGRRASDTSLTQGLKAFRQQLRKNTRTKGLLGLNKIKGLARQACPPAPCPRGSRGSLAPVLCAPSGLHASSGPRDGRSLLEEVLHQQRMLQMQHQPQPQTQTHQPSSPSSGLFSAASLFAEPPAGPSLFLAEPQQAPAQGLAPLGLQHTTWQHSPSSSSSSSFSPACTLSTVTTAAHLLEARLHISPQPQLHPQPQPLLHFSFLPHNQSSWGAAAIPVRDSDMQELGPPSTGQQKLNSCVMVR